From the Selenomonas timonae genome, one window contains:
- a CDS encoding DUF4303 domain-containing protein, translating into MQKEAIITQISADMENFLNEHLHSAFYALAFDCNTEYAEFLVCMNTEDDFRQTLRDYQEDDKRYCTDAASIKDLRYNPGDWEHTDISEIELFSEDELAAQYQDDIERQCADMLQLGDRVIQ; encoded by the coding sequence ATGCAAAAAGAAGCGATCATTACGCAGATTTCTGCCGATATGGAAAATTTTCTAAACGAACATCTGCATTCGGCATTTTACGCGCTGGCATTTGACTGCAATACGGAATACGCTGAATTTCTAGTCTGTATGAACACAGAGGACGATTTCCGGCAGACGCTGCGGGACTATCAGGAGGACGACAAGCGCTACTGCACGGATGCGGCGTCCATAAAGGATCTCCGATACAATCCCGGCGATTGGGAGCATACGGATATCTCGGAGATCGAGTTATTCAGTGAAGACGAACTTGCTGCGCAATATCAGGACGATATCGAACGGCAATGCGCCGACATGCTCCAACTCGGAGATCGAGTTATTCAGTGA
- a CDS encoding GNAT family N-acetyltransferase, with protein MNIIWEAEASRSAAYDGEKRVGFAEIEDEGRRWVITHTEVDPAYGGQGIARRLIEVLIAAARSDGAKIVPICSYAEKMMRGREEYTDVLAD; from the coding sequence ATGAACATCATATGGGAAGCCGAGGCGAGCCGCAGCGCGGCGTATGACGGTGAAAAACGCGTCGGATTTGCAGAGATCGAGGACGAGGGCAGACGCTGGGTCATCACGCATACAGAGGTTGACCCCGCCTATGGAGGGCAGGGCATCGCACGCCGTTTGATCGAGGTGCTCATCGCGGCGGCACGCAGTGACGGGGCAAAGATCGTCCCCATCTGCTCCTATGCAGAGAAGATGATGCGCGGCAGGGAGGAATACACCGACGTGCTTGCAGACTGA
- a CDS encoding flavodoxin, with protein sequence MAKIAVVFWSGSGNTEAMANAVMEGVAKGGAEGELIRVGDFSADRIADYDGILMGCPACGTEELDEGEFEPFFVEAENHLKDVKVGLFGSYGWGGGAFMDTWTERVNAAGGTMVADGVTCELEPDDDALAACTALGEAMAKAVG encoded by the coding sequence ATGGCAAAGATTGCAGTTGTATTTTGGAGCGGCTCGGGCAATACCGAGGCGATGGCGAACGCGGTCATGGAAGGGGTTGCAAAGGGCGGCGCGGAGGGCGAGCTCATCCGCGTCGGCGACTTCTCCGCTGACCGCATCGCGGACTACGACGGGATCCTTATGGGCTGCCCCGCCTGCGGTACGGAGGAGCTCGACGAGGGCGAGTTCGAGCCGTTCTTCGTCGAGGCGGAGAACCATCTGAAGGACGTGAAGGTCGGGCTGTTCGGCTCATACGGCTGGGGCGGCGGCGCGTTCATGGACACGTGGACGGAGCGCGTCAATGCGGCGGGCGGCACAATGGTCGCGGACGGTGTGACCTGCGAGCTCGAGCCGGATGACGATGCACTCGCTGCGTGCACGGCACTCGGTGAGGCGATGGCAAAGGCGGTCGGCTGA
- a CDS encoding heavy metal translocating P-type ATPase, whose protein sequence is MQKETFKVTGMTCSACSARVERAVKKMEGTAEVSVNLLTNTMTLAYDAAVTSPAAIIAVVEDAGYGASVKGTGGAQAAPQGGSTADAGADAAERATRAMRSRLLTSILFLLPTMYLAMSPMFAMWGMPYAAGFKAVFWGAENALTFALAQFMLVLPIMYVNRPYYVNGFRNLLHGAPNMDTLVGIGSMASALFGVFAMFRMSWGLGHGDLALAAEYSTNLYFESAGMIVTLITVGKYLEARAKGQTTGALRALMQLAPAEATVVRGGVEQVVPVATLVLGDTVIVRPGARIPVDGTVTDGATSIDESAVTGESMPVPKTEGDSVTSGTLNVEGTICFTATRVGEDTTIRQLIRLVDDASGSKAPIARLADRVSAVFVPVVIAIALTAGAIWLMMGATVEFAFSITISILVISCPCALGLATPVAIMVGTGRGAAHGILIKSGEALETAGSISAVLMDKTGTLTEGRPQLVSIRPVGMDADALVALAAALEQGSEHPIAAAITGYAAEKGLTVPVAADFAAVFGKGVRARVAGVDCAAGNAALLAELGIPLADAVETARAEMAERGETALIVVRAGRIVGLLGVRDAEKPTSAAAVAQMKAMNLIPVMLTGDDERTARAIAARLGITEVIAGVLPADKRAHVERLQREGRRVAMIGDGVNDAPALAAADLGIAIGAGTDVAIDSADAVLVRSDLLDAVSAIRLSRSVMTNIKQNLFWAFFYNVIGIPLAAGVLYPAFGIKLSPMIGAAAMSLSSVCVVLNALRLRLFAIEHAPAAETAHTRHEVTVSPIAFAVDDIHEETADTSAAQGKEDFTMEKTINVKGMTCPHCVKHVTKALSGMDGISDVTVNLEAGTVTFTAARDIPDTELAAVLDDAGYEMG, encoded by the coding sequence ATGCAAAAAGAAACATTCAAGGTAACGGGCATGACATGCTCGGCGTGTTCGGCGCGGGTGGAACGCGCCGTAAAGAAGATGGAGGGAACGGCGGAGGTCTCCGTCAATCTCCTGACGAATACGATGACACTCGCCTATGATGCAGCAGTTACAAGTCCCGCCGCGATCATCGCCGTGGTCGAGGACGCGGGGTACGGCGCGAGCGTGAAGGGGACAGGGGGCGCACAGGCAGCTCCGCAGGGTGGAAGCACAGCGGATGCAGGGGCGGATGCCGCAGAGAGGGCAACGCGTGCCATGCGGTCGCGGCTTCTCACGTCCATCCTCTTCCTCCTGCCGACGATGTATCTTGCGATGAGCCCAATGTTCGCGATGTGGGGCATGCCCTATGCGGCGGGCTTCAAGGCGGTGTTCTGGGGTGCGGAGAATGCGCTGACGTTCGCACTCGCGCAGTTCATGCTCGTTCTCCCAATCATGTATGTGAATCGTCCATACTATGTCAATGGATTCCGTAATCTCCTGCACGGTGCGCCGAATATGGATACGCTCGTCGGGATCGGCTCGATGGCATCCGCGCTGTTCGGCGTGTTCGCGATGTTCCGCATGAGCTGGGGGCTGGGGCACGGCGATCTCGCGCTCGCGGCGGAATACAGCACGAACCTCTATTTCGAGTCGGCGGGTATGATCGTAACGCTTATCACAGTCGGTAAATATCTCGAAGCGCGGGCGAAGGGGCAGACGACGGGCGCACTCCGCGCCCTCATGCAGCTTGCACCCGCCGAGGCGACGGTCGTGCGCGGCGGCGTGGAGCAGGTCGTGCCTGTGGCGACGCTCGTCCTCGGCGATACGGTCATCGTGCGTCCCGGCGCACGCATCCCCGTGGACGGAACGGTGACGGACGGTGCGACGAGCATCGACGAATCCGCCGTGACGGGCGAATCCATGCCCGTTCCAAAAACGGAGGGAGACAGCGTGACCTCGGGCACGCTGAACGTCGAGGGGACGATTTGCTTCACCGCAACGCGGGTCGGTGAGGATACGACGATCCGTCAGCTCATCCGTCTGGTGGATGATGCGAGCGGGTCCAAGGCTCCGATCGCCCGTCTTGCCGACCGCGTCTCGGCGGTCTTTGTCCCCGTCGTGATTGCGATTGCCCTCACGGCGGGCGCCATCTGGCTCATGATGGGCGCGACGGTGGAGTTCGCATTTTCCATCACGATCTCGATTCTCGTCATCTCCTGCCCCTGTGCGCTCGGGCTTGCAACCCCCGTCGCAATCATGGTCGGTACGGGGCGCGGCGCGGCGCACGGCATTCTCATCAAGTCGGGCGAGGCATTGGAGACGGCGGGCAGCATCAGCGCGGTGCTGATGGACAAGACGGGCACGCTCACCGAGGGTCGCCCGCAGCTCGTCAGCATCCGTCCCGTCGGGATGGATGCCGACGCACTTGTCGCACTGGCGGCCGCGCTTGAGCAGGGCAGCGAGCACCCGATTGCAGCAGCGATTACGGGCTATGCTGCGGAAAAGGGGCTGACCGTCCCCGTTGCTGCGGATTTCGCGGCGGTGTTCGGCAAGGGTGTGCGTGCGCGTGTGGCGGGCGTGGACTGTGCGGCGGGCAATGCGGCACTCCTCGCGGAGCTTGGCATCCCGCTCGCGGACGCGGTTGAGACGGCGCGGGCGGAGATGGCAGAGCGCGGCGAGACGGCACTCATCGTTGTACGCGCGGGGCGCATCGTCGGCCTCCTCGGTGTGCGCGATGCGGAGAAGCCGACGAGTGCGGCGGCGGTCGCGCAGATGAAGGCGATGAACCTCATACCCGTCATGCTGACAGGCGACGATGAGCGCACGGCACGAGCGATTGCCGCGCGGCTTGGCATCACGGAAGTGATTGCGGGCGTTCTCCCTGCGGACAAACGCGCCCATGTAGAGCGTCTGCAGCGCGAGGGTCGCCGCGTCGCGATGATCGGTGACGGTGTGAACGATGCGCCTGCACTCGCGGCGGCGGATCTCGGCATCGCCATCGGCGCGGGCACGGATGTCGCCATCGACAGCGCAGACGCGGTGCTCGTGCGGAGCGACCTCCTCGATGCTGTGAGCGCGATCCGTCTGTCGCGCAGCGTCATGACCAACATCAAGCAGAACCTCTTCTGGGCATTTTTCTACAATGTCATCGGCATTCCGCTCGCGGCGGGCGTGCTCTACCCCGCCTTTGGCATCAAGCTCTCGCCCATGATTGGCGCGGCGGCGATGAGCCTGTCGAGCGTCTGCGTCGTACTGAACGCGCTGCGTCTGCGCCTGTTCGCCATCGAACACGCACCTGCAGCGGAGACGGCGCATACGCGCCATGAGGTCACGGTCAGCCCCATCGCCTTCGCGGTGGATGACATACATGAAGAAACGGCGGATACTTCCGCCGCACAGGGAAAGGAAGATTTTACCATGGAAAAGACCATCAATGTCAAGGGCATGACCTGCCCGCACTGCGTCAAGCACGTCACGAAGGCACTCAGCGGTATGGACGGAATCTCGGATGTCACCGTCAACCTCGAAGCAGGTACGGTGACCTTCACCGCCGCCCGCGACATCCCCGACACAGAACTTGCCGCCGTCCTCGACGACGCGGGCTACGAGATGGGCTGA
- a CDS encoding AzlC family ABC transporter permease — protein MMEERLDTSRRSVFMAGVHDGVPIALGYFVVAFTLGILAKTAGLTPWQGFVTSAVNIASAGEYAGFTVIAAQAPYLEIAVLTLVANARYFLMAAALTQRFAPETSLLHRLAVSFGVTDEIFGITVARGGAVSPYYNYGAMAISVPAWAAGTSAGILAGGILPSAVVSALSVALYGMFVWVVLPAAKRSRPIGGMVLASCVLSLAATYAPVTSELSGGTRTILLTLLIAGVGAALFPVHEEEEAEHE, from the coding sequence ATGATGGAGGAAAGACTTGACACATCGCGACGCTCGGTGTTTATGGCTGGCGTACACGATGGCGTGCCGATTGCGCTCGGCTACTTCGTCGTGGCGTTCACGCTCGGTATTCTCGCGAAGACGGCGGGGCTGACCCCGTGGCAGGGCTTCGTGACGAGTGCGGTCAACATCGCCTCGGCGGGCGAGTACGCGGGCTTTACGGTGATTGCGGCACAAGCACCCTACCTTGAGATCGCCGTGCTGACGCTCGTTGCAAATGCACGCTACTTCCTCATGGCGGCGGCACTGACGCAGCGGTTCGCACCCGAGACATCGCTCCTCCATCGGCTCGCCGTGAGCTTCGGCGTGACGGATGAGATCTTCGGCATCACGGTCGCGCGCGGCGGAGCCGTGAGTCCCTACTACAACTACGGTGCAATGGCGATCTCCGTGCCCGCGTGGGCGGCAGGCACGTCGGCGGGCATCCTCGCGGGCGGCATCCTCCCCTCCGCCGTTGTCTCCGCACTCTCGGTCGCCCTCTACGGGATGTTCGTCTGGGTCGTCCTCCCCGCCGCGAAGCGGAGCCGCCCCATCGGCGGCATGGTGCTGGCGAGCTGCGTTCTCTCGCTCGCGGCAACCTATGCACCCGTCACGAGCGAGCTCTCGGGCGGCACGCGCACGATCCTCCTCACCCTGCTGATCGCAGGGGTGGGCGCGGCGCTCTTCCCCGTCCACGAGGAAGAGGAGGCAGAACATGAATGA
- a CDS encoding AzlD domain-containing protein, with protein MNDIWLYIAVMSAVTLAIRLTPALLLRREIKNVFVRSFLFYVPYVTLAVMTFPAIVEATRTPVAGAAAFVFALYLAWNGASLFRCAAGASVMVLIVEGIVFSL; from the coding sequence ATGAATGACATCTGGCTATACATCGCGGTCATGAGCGCGGTGACACTTGCGATTCGTCTGACCCCCGCCCTCCTCCTGCGGCGCGAGATCAAGAATGTATTTGTCCGCTCCTTCCTCTTCTACGTTCCCTATGTGACGCTTGCCGTCATGACCTTCCCTGCGATTGTGGAGGCGACCCGTACCCCCGTCGCGGGCGCGGCGGCATTCGTCTTTGCCCTCTATCTCGCGTGGAACGGCGCGAGCCTCTTTCGCTGTGCGGCAGGGGCATCCGTGATGGTGCTGATCGTGGAGGGAATTGTGTTTTCGCTGTAA
- a CDS encoding DUF4178 domain-containing protein codes for MDFDCWTSLKIGEASYIIAEKIRYKEKTSDDVWTEYGLITDKSDVRLWLSIAEDGLSCSLSSPVGNKMPKGYRLHDSGTEVVTGVWGDTDASVGDETEYEQYESADGNATFFVEHWNGRRSSSAGRKISAAVIVADTDVGARQRARAVYLRSGLRDLAVHAGSGLAAVGIVLFFLSGVPDFDTRDWHDFRRFVSMPYALHERLSDAPYYKEGAAENGTRLYAAQIDDGTAALDLIEGVDGMVQDAFIEKAAADAPLVIRTQQETARITSAADGTTHIILTETTPDLTPAAEKLERGYVLMRYAELVRTGDQRGRAGVVLQESPRVDTPSAAPADRAATAAAPPTTAPAPTTSASEETPRRMRHLAH; via the coding sequence ATGGATTTCGACTGCTGGACAAGTCTCAAAATCGGAGAAGCATCCTACATCATCGCAGAAAAGATCCGCTACAAGGAGAAAACATCAGATGATGTATGGACAGAGTATGGACTTATCACAGACAAAAGTGATGTGCGTCTCTGGCTGAGCATCGCAGAAGATGGACTATCGTGCAGCCTCTCCTCCCCTGTGGGAAACAAAATGCCGAAGGGCTACCGTCTCCATGACAGCGGCACAGAGGTCGTAACGGGTGTATGGGGCGATACGGATGCCTCCGTCGGCGATGAGACGGAATACGAACAGTATGAAAGTGCAGACGGCAACGCAACCTTCTTTGTCGAACATTGGAACGGCAGGCGCAGCAGCTCCGCGGGACGAAAGATCTCCGCCGCTGTCATCGTCGCAGACACGGATGTCGGTGCGCGGCAGAGAGCACGAGCGGTGTATCTGCGCTCGGGGCTGCGCGATTTAGCCGTCCATGCGGGCTCAGGTCTGGCTGCCGTCGGCATCGTCCTTTTCTTCCTATCCGGCGTGCCCGACTTCGACACGCGGGACTGGCATGATTTCCGCCGCTTCGTCAGCATGCCCTATGCGCTGCATGAGCGGCTCTCAGATGCCCCCTACTACAAGGAGGGGGCTGCGGAGAACGGTACACGGCTCTATGCGGCGCAGATCGACGACGGTACGGCTGCCCTCGACCTCATCGAGGGGGTGGACGGTATGGTGCAGGATGCCTTTATCGAAAAGGCCGCTGCGGATGCCCCGCTCGTGATTCGCACACAACAGGAGACTGCACGCATTACGAGCGCAGCGGACGGCACAACGCACATCATCCTCACGGAGACAACGCCCGACCTCACACCTGCTGCCGAAAAACTGGAACGCGGCTACGTCCTCATGCGTTATGCCGAGCTTGTACGCACGGGCGATCAGCGCGGGCGTGCCGGCGTGGTGCTGCAGGAAAGTCCGAGGGTCGACACTCCCTCTGCCGCACCTGCGGATAGAGCGGCAACGGCAGCAGCACCCCCTACGACTGCGCCCGCACCGACCACCTCCGCGAGCGAGGAGACACCGCGCCGAATGCGCCATCTTGCACACTGA
- a CDS encoding DUF350 domain-containing protein has translation MIDLSTLMLTVFYAAFGILLMVVSNIVIDLFIPGDFAAEIRRGNRAVAWLSAGSFIGIGEILRAVIMSPTYEALTADFVQGVVASAVYAAVGILCFIVGFFIINAWHRKYELAAEIQRGNTAAGIFVFGIFVGLSLVISGAVH, from the coding sequence ATGATCGATCTGTCCACCCTGATGCTTACCGTATTCTATGCCGCATTCGGCATTCTGCTCATGGTTGTATCCAACATTGTGATCGACCTATTCATCCCCGGCGATTTCGCCGCCGAGATTCGGCGCGGCAACCGTGCGGTCGCATGGCTGTCGGCGGGCTCGTTCATCGGCATCGGTGAGATCCTGCGTGCTGTCATCATGTCTCCCACATACGAGGCGTTGACGGCGGACTTCGTGCAGGGAGTTGTCGCAAGTGCCGTCTACGCCGCCGTCGGCATCCTCTGCTTCATCGTCGGTTTTTTCATTATCAACGCGTGGCACCGCAAATATGAGCTTGCCGCCGAGATTCAGCGCGGCAATACGGCAGCGGGCATCTTCGTGTTCGGGATCTTCGTCGGGCTGTCGCTCGTCATCAGCGGCGCAGTGCATTGA
- a CDS encoding glutathionylspermidine synthase family protein, which yields MSSTHKETYIDALDPTIFTYIQYGDYADRYPTHTVQEFPQEFYDEMRRASAGLFHIFCKAAQVLQNAPDDFARAMDLPRELLPYLRIPNAFGLPTWLSRFDFVLDEKGHIRMVEINADTPCFIVESFYANGVAAAYHGRRDPNAGARAQLRDFLTHIHNQLAAPIADLKRQTLTHRPFVFSCFDDYPEDLATTRFLMEQMQEGVPHGDIRFLSFYEMEIDDEGIPLIDSRYATALYRLHPMEILIDECTADGEPLGAIFLDLYKEGKFALMNPPEAILLQNKSFMALVYALARTEQFLTAEECALVRRYLVPSYFEEDFAALMDGTYIRKEIWGREGKNVRLVEKQGEHAKTVHEKQPDNADEIICRESRAAMYQDFVRQPRFVHTVDSGTIDGCLTLSCFMLFDTPSAVGARFSPAEIAGTEAYFLPLVVRE from the coding sequence GTGAGCAGCACACACAAAGAGACCTACATCGACGCACTTGACCCGACAATCTTCACCTATATCCAATACGGTGACTATGCTGACCGCTACCCCACACATACGGTGCAGGAGTTCCCACAGGAGTTCTATGACGAGATGCGCCGTGCCTCAGCGGGGCTGTTTCACATCTTCTGCAAGGCAGCGCAGGTGCTGCAAAACGCTCCCGACGACTTTGCGCGTGCGATGGATCTGCCACGCGAACTGCTTCCCTATCTGCGCATACCGAATGCGTTCGGACTGCCGACGTGGCTCTCGCGCTTTGACTTTGTCCTCGACGAGAAAGGGCATATCCGCATGGTCGAGATCAATGCGGATACGCCCTGTTTTATTGTAGAATCCTTCTATGCCAATGGGGTTGCGGCAGCGTACCATGGCCGACGTGACCCGAACGCGGGGGCACGGGCGCAGCTGCGGGATTTCCTCACGCACATCCACAATCAGCTTGCTGCACCCATCGCCGATTTAAAGCGACAAACGCTCACGCACCGCCCCTTCGTATTCAGCTGCTTCGACGACTATCCCGAGGATCTGGCAACGACGCGCTTCCTCATGGAGCAGATGCAGGAGGGGGTTCCGCACGGCGATATCCGCTTTCTCTCGTTCTACGAGATGGAGATTGACGATGAGGGGATCCCTCTCATAGACAGCAGATATGCGACAGCACTCTATCGCCTGCACCCGATGGAGATATTGATTGATGAGTGCACAGCGGACGGTGAACCGCTCGGTGCGATATTTCTGGATTTATATAAGGAAGGAAAATTTGCATTGATGAATCCGCCCGAGGCGATTCTCCTGCAAAACAAGTCCTTTATGGCACTCGTCTATGCACTCGCGCGGACGGAGCAGTTCCTAACCGCCGAGGAGTGTGCGCTTGTTCGCCGCTATCTCGTCCCCTCGTATTTCGAGGAGGATTTTGCCGCGCTCATGGACGGCACATACATCCGCAAAGAGATCTGGGGGCGCGAGGGGAAGAACGTCCGTCTGGTCGAAAAGCAGGGCGAGCACGCGAAAACCGTGCACGAGAAGCAGCCCGACAACGCGGACGAGATCATCTGCCGCGAGAGCCGCGCGGCGATGTATCAGGACTTTGTCCGTCAACCGCGCTTCGTCCATACCGTCGACTCCGGCACGATCGACGGCTGTCTGACCCTCTCGTGCTTCATGCTCTTTGACACGCCCTCTGCCGTCGGCGCACGTTTCTCCCCCGCCGAGATCGCGGGCACAGAGGCATACTTTTTGCCGCTTGTCGTGAGGGAATAA
- the panF gene encoding sodium/pantothenate symporter, producing the protein MNGNLMVLLPLLGFMAAMLALGIYVRRQSHAGGFLSGYFVGGQTLGAFVLAMTMVATYSSVSSFVGGPGMAYEIGFGWIYMAVIQTMTIFLVLGIFGKKVARLARRIHAVTIVDIIRHRYQSDALAALAAFAIVVFFAASMVAQFVGGAQLFAAVTGYSYELGLVLFGIVVVVYTSIGGFRAVALTDTCCAIVMMLGIVLLFYYVLEAGGGLAAILANLRAAHPEMLTPTAAGRMPISLYISQWLLVGALTIALPQSVVRGISYRSSRDMHRAMIIGTVVIAFMNIAVNLVGVLGRGVLGVDAKALGGVDSVIPQLMAQVMPPELLGFAIIGPLAASISTISGVLIVASSAVVKDVYLHHQQQRGKCVEEKTLRRLSMGVTATLGIIVFVLAIAPPSLIWLINMFAFGGLETAFFWVLVFGLFTTWARRTGALAAMGGGTLIYCAAMAVGFKPLGLHPIAVGITASLVLFLAGSYWERSRERA; encoded by the coding sequence ATGAACGGGAATCTCATGGTGCTCCTGCCGCTCCTCGGCTTCATGGCGGCAATGCTCGCGCTCGGCATCTATGTGCGGCGGCAAAGTCACGCGGGTGGCTTCCTCTCGGGCTACTTCGTCGGCGGGCAGACACTTGGCGCGTTCGTGCTCGCGATGACGATGGTCGCGACCTACAGCTCGGTCAGCTCGTTTGTCGGCGGGCCGGGTATGGCGTACGAGATCGGCTTTGGCTGGATCTACATGGCGGTCATCCAGACCATGACGATCTTCCTCGTGCTCGGCATCTTCGGCAAGAAGGTCGCACGTCTGGCGCGGCGCATCCACGCTGTCACCATTGTCGATATCATCCGTCACCGCTATCAGTCGGACGCTCTTGCGGCACTCGCGGCATTCGCCATCGTGGTTTTCTTTGCCGCGTCGATGGTCGCACAGTTCGTCGGCGGGGCGCAGCTCTTTGCCGCCGTCACGGGCTACAGCTATGAGCTCGGTCTGGTGCTGTTTGGTATTGTGGTTGTTGTCTATACGTCGATCGGCGGATTTCGTGCCGTTGCACTGACAGATACCTGCTGTGCGATTGTCATGATGCTCGGCATCGTCCTGCTGTTTTACTATGTACTTGAGGCGGGCGGCGGTCTTGCAGCGATTCTGGCGAATCTGCGTGCGGCACATCCCGAGATGCTGACACCGACGGCAGCGGGACGTATGCCCATCTCCCTCTATATCTCACAGTGGCTGCTCGTTGGGGCACTCACGATTGCCCTGCCGCAGTCGGTTGTGCGCGGCATCAGCTATCGGAGCAGCCGCGATATGCACCGCGCCATGATTATTGGCACGGTCGTCATCGCCTTTATGAACATCGCCGTGAACCTCGTCGGAGTCCTCGGACGTGGGGTGCTCGGTGTCGATGCAAAGGCACTCGGTGGTGTGGACAGTGTCATCCCACAGCTCATGGCGCAGGTCATGCCCCCCGAACTCCTCGGATTTGCCATCATCGGCCCCTTGGCGGCGTCGATCTCCACCATCTCGGGCGTGCTTATCGTCGCCTCGTCGGCGGTGGTGAAGGATGTCTACCTCCACCATCAGCAGCAGCGCGGCAAATGCGTCGAGGAAAAGACGCTGCGCCGGCTCTCGATGGGTGTCACCGCCACGCTCGGCATCATCGTGTTCGTGCTTGCCATTGCGCCGCCGTCGCTCATCTGGCTCATCAATATGTTCGCGTTCGGCGGGCTTGAGACGGCATTCTTCTGGGTGCTCGTCTTTGGGCTCTTTACCACATGGGCGCGGCGCACGGGCGCACTCGCCGCAATGGGCGGCGGCACGCTCATCTACTGCGCGGCGATGGCGGTGGGATTCAAACCGCTCGGACTGCACCCCATCGCCGTCGGCATCACCGCCTCGCTCGTTCTCTTCCTCGCGGGAAGCTATTGGGAGCGGAGCAGAGAGCGCGCTTGA
- a CDS encoding DUF997 family protein produces the protein MHDEKKAADAIAREARRTAAAGILFAVLWTVLGFGLAEVDVTIAGFPLWAVTSSVGVLAVGAVLAVYLAFAAEDVPLDERGEGAAR, from the coding sequence ATGCACGATGAAAAAAAGGCGGCGGACGCCATCGCTCGCGAGGCGAGGCGTACCGCTGCCGCAGGTATTCTCTTTGCCGTCCTCTGGACGGTGCTTGGCTTCGGTCTTGCAGAGGTCGATGTGACAATCGCGGGATTCCCACTCTGGGCGGTTACGTCGAGTGTCGGCGTGCTCGCCGTGGGGGCTGTGCTCGCCGTCTATCTGGCATTTGCAGCGGAGGACGTCCCCCTCGATGAACGCGGAGAGGGGGCGGCACGATGA